The Neoarius graeffei isolate fNeoGra1 chromosome 7, fNeoGra1.pri, whole genome shotgun sequence genome includes a region encoding these proteins:
- the tial1 gene encoding nucleolysin TIAR isoform X4, producing MEDESHPKTLYVGNLSRDVTENLILQLFTQIGPCKSCKMITELDNVGFSILQHTSNDPYCFVEFYEHRDAAAALAAMNGRKILGKEVKVNWATTPSSQKKDTSNHFHVFVGDLSPEITTDDIRAAFAPFGKISDARVVKDMTTGKSKGYGFVSFYNKLDAENAIVHMGGQWLGGRQIRTNWATRKPPAPKNTQDASPKQLRYEDVVNQSSPQNCTVYCGGIQSGLSDHLMRQTFSPFGQIMEIRVFPEKGYSFIRFSTHESAAHAIVSVNGTTIEGHIVKCYWGKESPDMAKTVQPVTEQQVDYGQWGHWNQMYGNPQQYGQYMTNGWQVPSYGMYGQTWNQQGFGVEQSQSPAWVGGFGTQPSQAQPGPVMNQANFGMAGYQTQ from the exons ATGGAAGACGAGAGCCACCCAAAAACCCT TTACGTGGGAAACCTGTCTAGGGATGTTACAGAGAACTTAATCCTTCAGCTGTTCACCCAGATTGGTCCTTGCAAAAGTTGTAAAATGATAACAGAG TTGGATAATGTTGGATTTTCTATATTGCAGCACACAAGCAATGACCCATATTGTTTTGTGGAGTTCTATGAACACAGAGATGCTGCAGCTGCTCTAGCAGCAATGAACGGAAGGAAAATTCTAGGAAAG GAGGTCAAGGTGAATTGGGCAACGACTCCAAGCAGTCAGAAGAAAGACACATCCA atcATTTCCATGTTTTTGTGGGAGATCTGAGTCCTGAGATCACCACTGATGATATCAGAGCTGCATTTGCTCCCTTTGGGAAAATCTC GGATGCTCGTGTGGTGAAGGATATGACAACAGGGAAATCAAAGGGGTATGGATTTGTGTCCTTCTATAACAAACTG GATGCGGAGAATGCCATAGTACATATGGGTGGCCAGTGGTTAGGAGGACGGCAGATTCGGACCAACTGGGCCACTCGGAAGCCTCCAGCCCCTAAGAATACTCAAGACG CCAGCCCAAAGCAACTGAGATATGAAGATGTTGTGAACCAGTCAAGTCCTCAGAACTGCACTGTATACTGTGGTGGCATCCAATCAGGGCTCTCAG ATCACCTTATGCGACAGACGTTTTCACCTTTTGGGCAAATAATGGAAATCAGAGTTTTCCCAGAAAAAGGCTATTCTTTTATCAG attctcaactcatGAAAGTGCTGCCCATGCCATTGTGTCAGTGAATGGAACAACTATTGAAGGCCATATTGTTAAGTGCTACTGGGGCAAAGAGTCACCTGATATGGCAAAAACTGTCCAGCCTGTAACAGAACAA CAGGTGGATTATGGACAGTGGGGCCACTGGAATCAGATGTATGGAAATCCTCAGCAGTATGGGCAGTATATGACGAATGGGTGGCAAGTACCTTCCTATGGAATGTATGGACAGACATGGAATCAGCAGGGGTTTGGAGTGGA ACAATCACAGTCTCCTGCCTGGGTGGGAGGTTTTGGGACTCAGCCCTCTCAGGCACAGCCTGGCCCTGTGATGAACCAGGCTAACTTTGGCATGGCTGGCTACCAGACACAGTGA
- the tial1 gene encoding nucleolysin TIAR isoform X3 produces MITEHTSNDPYCFVEFYEHRDAAAALAAMNGRKILGKEVKVNWATTPSSQKKDTSNHFHVFVGDLSPEITTDDIRAAFAPFGKISDARVVKDMTTGKSKGYGFVSFYNKLDAENAIVHMGGQWLGGRQIRTNWATRKPPAPKNTQDASPKQLRYEDVVNQSSPQNCTVYCGGIQSGLSDHLMRQTFSPFGQIMEIRVFPEKGYSFIRFSTHESAAHAIVSVNGTTIEGHIVKCYWGKESPDMAKTVQPVTEQQVDYGQWGHWNQMYGNPQQYGQYMTNGWQVPSYGMYGQTWNQQGFGVEQSQSPAWVGGFGTQPSQAQPGPVMNQANFGMAGYQTQ; encoded by the exons ATGATAACAGAG CACACAAGCAATGACCCATATTGTTTTGTGGAGTTCTATGAACACAGAGATGCTGCAGCTGCTCTAGCAGCAATGAACGGAAGGAAAATTCTAGGAAAG GAGGTCAAGGTGAATTGGGCAACGACTCCAAGCAGTCAGAAGAAAGACACATCCA atcATTTCCATGTTTTTGTGGGAGATCTGAGTCCTGAGATCACCACTGATGATATCAGAGCTGCATTTGCTCCCTTTGGGAAAATCTC GGATGCTCGTGTGGTGAAGGATATGACAACAGGGAAATCAAAGGGGTATGGATTTGTGTCCTTCTATAACAAACTG GATGCGGAGAATGCCATAGTACATATGGGTGGCCAGTGGTTAGGAGGACGGCAGATTCGGACCAACTGGGCCACTCGGAAGCCTCCAGCCCCTAAGAATACTCAAGACG CCAGCCCAAAGCAACTGAGATATGAAGATGTTGTGAACCAGTCAAGTCCTCAGAACTGCACTGTATACTGTGGTGGCATCCAATCAGGGCTCTCAG ATCACCTTATGCGACAGACGTTTTCACCTTTTGGGCAAATAATGGAAATCAGAGTTTTCCCAGAAAAAGGCTATTCTTTTATCAG attctcaactcatGAAAGTGCTGCCCATGCCATTGTGTCAGTGAATGGAACAACTATTGAAGGCCATATTGTTAAGTGCTACTGGGGCAAAGAGTCACCTGATATGGCAAAAACTGTCCAGCCTGTAACAGAACAA CAGGTGGATTATGGACAGTGGGGCCACTGGAATCAGATGTATGGAAATCCTCAGCAGTATGGGCAGTATATGACGAATGGGTGGCAAGTACCTTCCTATGGAATGTATGGACAGACATGGAATCAGCAGGGGTTTGGAGTGGA ACAATCACAGTCTCCTGCCTGGGTGGGAGGTTTTGGGACTCAGCCCTCTCAGGCACAGCCTGGCCCTGTGATGAACCAGGCTAACTTTGGCATGGCTGGCTACCAGACACAGTGA
- the tial1 gene encoding nucleolysin TIAR isoform X5 has product MEDESHPKTLYVGNLSRDVTENLILQLFTQIGPCKSCKMITEHTSNDPYCFVEFYEHRDAAAALAAMNGRKILGKEVKVNWATTPSSQKKDTSNHFHVFVGDLSPEITTDDIRAAFAPFGKISDARVVKDMTTGKSKGYGFVSFYNKLDAENAIVHMGGQWLGGRQIRTNWATRKPPAPKNTQDASPKQLRYEDVVNQSSPQNCTVYCGGIQSGLSDHLMRQTFSPFGQIMEIRVFPEKGYSFIRFSTHESAAHAIVSVNGTTIEGHIVKCYWGKESPDMAKTVQPVTEQQVDYGQWGHWNQMYGNPQQYGQYMTNGWQVPSYGMYGQTWNQQGFGVEQSQSPAWVGGFGTQPSQAQPGPVMNQANFGMAGYQTQ; this is encoded by the exons ATGGAAGACGAGAGCCACCCAAAAACCCT TTACGTGGGAAACCTGTCTAGGGATGTTACAGAGAACTTAATCCTTCAGCTGTTCACCCAGATTGGTCCTTGCAAAAGTTGTAAAATGATAACAGAG CACACAAGCAATGACCCATATTGTTTTGTGGAGTTCTATGAACACAGAGATGCTGCAGCTGCTCTAGCAGCAATGAACGGAAGGAAAATTCTAGGAAAG GAGGTCAAGGTGAATTGGGCAACGACTCCAAGCAGTCAGAAGAAAGACACATCCA atcATTTCCATGTTTTTGTGGGAGATCTGAGTCCTGAGATCACCACTGATGATATCAGAGCTGCATTTGCTCCCTTTGGGAAAATCTC GGATGCTCGTGTGGTGAAGGATATGACAACAGGGAAATCAAAGGGGTATGGATTTGTGTCCTTCTATAACAAACTG GATGCGGAGAATGCCATAGTACATATGGGTGGCCAGTGGTTAGGAGGACGGCAGATTCGGACCAACTGGGCCACTCGGAAGCCTCCAGCCCCTAAGAATACTCAAGACG CCAGCCCAAAGCAACTGAGATATGAAGATGTTGTGAACCAGTCAAGTCCTCAGAACTGCACTGTATACTGTGGTGGCATCCAATCAGGGCTCTCAG ATCACCTTATGCGACAGACGTTTTCACCTTTTGGGCAAATAATGGAAATCAGAGTTTTCCCAGAAAAAGGCTATTCTTTTATCAG attctcaactcatGAAAGTGCTGCCCATGCCATTGTGTCAGTGAATGGAACAACTATTGAAGGCCATATTGTTAAGTGCTACTGGGGCAAAGAGTCACCTGATATGGCAAAAACTGTCCAGCCTGTAACAGAACAA CAGGTGGATTATGGACAGTGGGGCCACTGGAATCAGATGTATGGAAATCCTCAGCAGTATGGGCAGTATATGACGAATGGGTGGCAAGTACCTTCCTATGGAATGTATGGACAGACATGGAATCAGCAGGGGTTTGGAGTGGA ACAATCACAGTCTCCTGCCTGGGTGGGAGGTTTTGGGACTCAGCCCTCTCAGGCACAGCCTGGCCCTGTGATGAACCAGGCTAACTTTGGCATGGCTGGCTACCAGACACAGTGA
- the pkd2l1 gene encoding polycystin-2-like protein 1 yields MQYVNSRTESHLSNQVECELESVGKQGWVNQAYCGTPPLVGHSVSTVYNISPQFGASNSYQAETMVLNQQPEKKKSGCCSAFLRGIKGLWGTTMMEDTSKNQELLLKTTLRELFVYILFLVDMCLLTYGMTSSTTYYYTKVMNDLFVNSFESIDSMENFWTYAEGPLIDGLYWTTWYNDQPLDTGSHSFIYYENMLVGVPRMRQIKVKNSSCHVPKDFRTEITHCFDVYSEKKEDDGAFGLVNGSAWTYHTETEMKGSTHWGLLATYSGAGYYQDLGLTKNKSVAILAQLKEYLWLDHGTRAVFIDFSTYNANINLFCVIRLVVEFPATGGAIPSYQIRTVKLIRYINSWDYFIIGCEMVFCVFILYYIVEEILEVRIHKCSYFTSIWNILDVVVLLLAVVAIVFNVFRTMKVNKLLGSLLKDPSIYADFEFLAFWQTQYNNMNAVNLFFAWIKIFKYISFNKTMTQLSSTLARCATDIMGFAVMFFIVFFAYAQLGYLLFGTQVESFSTFQKCIFTQFRIILGDFDYNGIEKANRILGPIYFFTYVFFVFFVLLNMFLAIINDTYSEVKEELASNNDDLHITDLFKQTVMKLKFKKDRISDVQKAFDGSKDLEFRDFRETLKEMGHDDHDISEAFSKYDQDGNQILDREEQERMKQELESKRNALNAELRNLTHGNKAEDNKKTNSSSVNQEQFQMLVKQVAELESSLVITMSKIDMVMEKVGLQDTEKANNRQSNGKSPGTQK; encoded by the exons ATGCAATATGTAAACAGCAGAACAGAGAGCCACCTGAGCAATCAGGTAGAGTGTGAATTAGAGAGTGTAGGGAAACAAGGGTGGGTGAACCAGGCATACTGTGGTACCCCTCCACTGGTAGGGCACTCCGTCAGCACTGTCTACAACATTTCACCCCAATTTGGTGCATCTAACTCCTACCAGGCTGAGACCATGGTGCTAAATCAGCAGCCGGAGAAGAAGAAATCTGGATGCTGCTCTGCTTTCCTACGAGGAATTAAAG GACTATGGGGAACGACAATGATGGAGGACACATCAAAAAATCAAGAGCTCCTGCTCAAAACAACTCTTAGAGAGTTATTTGTCTACATTCTGTTTCTAGTGGACATGTGTTTAT TGACCTATGGCATGACCAGCTCAACCACCTACTACTACACTAAAGTTATGAATGATTTGTTTGTGAATTCATTTGAATCTATTGACAGCATGGAAAATTTTTGGACA TATGCAGAAGGTCCACTGATTGATGGCCTTTACTGGACCACATGGTACAATGACCAGCCTCTTGACACTGGGTCACACTCCTTCATTTACTACGAGAACATGCTCGTGGGAGTCCCACGTATGCGACAgataaaagtcaaaaatagttcgTGCCATGTGCCCAAAGACTTTCGTACTGAAATCACTCACTGctttgatgtgtacagtgagaagAAAGAAGATGACGGTGCATTTGGACTTGTCAATGGATCAGC TTGGACATACCACACAGAAACTGAAATGAAAGGGTCAACCCACTGGGGTTTGTTGGCCACATACAGTGGAGCAGGATACTATCAGGACCTTGGCTTGACCAAAAACAAAAGTGTTGCTATCCTGGCACAACTCAAAGAATACCTGTGGCTAGACCATGGAACTAGGGCAGTTTTCATTGATTTTTCCACATATAATGCCAACATCAATCTCTTCTGTGTTATAAG GTTGGTGGTTGAGTTCCCTGCCACTGGTGGAGCAATACCTTCATACCAGATCCGAACAGTTAAGCTGATTCGGTACATTAACTCATGGGATTACTTTATCATTGGCTGTGAGATGGTCTTCTGCGTTTTCATCCTTTACTACATTGTGGAAGAGATACTGGAGGTCCGTATACACAAGTGCTCATACTTCACCAGTATCTGGAACATTCTGGATGTGGTAGTGTTACTG CTTGCTGTTGTCGCAATCGTCTTCAATGTATTCCGGACTATGAAAGTAAACAAACTGCTTGGAAGCTTACTAAAAGACCCTAGCATCTATGCAGATTTTGAATTTCTGGCATTTTGGCAAACTCAGTACAATAACATGAATGCCGTAAACTTGTTTTTTGCTTGGATCAAG ATATTCAAATACATCAGTTTCAATAAGACAATGACACAGCTGTCCTCCACACTGGCGCGCTGTGCCACAGACATCATGGGGTTTGCTGTTATGTTTTTCATTGTGTTCTTTGCCTATGCTCAGCTGGGATATCTTCTGTTTGGTACTCAGGTTGAGTCATTCAGCACATTTCAAAAATGCAT TTTCACCCAGTTTCGGATCATCCTTGGAGACTTTGACTACAACGGCATTGAAAAAGCAAACAGAATCCTGGGGCCGATATATTTTTTCACTTATGTGTTCTTTGTCTTCTTTGTGTTACTG AACATGTTTCTGGCCATCATCAATGATACATATTCTGAGGTCAAAGAGGAGCTCGCCTCGAACAACGATGACCTCCATATTACAGATCTTTTCAAGCAG ACCGTGATGAAGCTGAAATTCAAAAAGGACAGGATCTCGGATGTTCAGAAGGCTTTTGACGGGTCAAAAGACTTGGAGTTTAGGGACTTCAGAGAAACGCTAAAAGA AATGGGTCATGATGATCATGATATCTCTGAAGCTTTCTCCAAATATGATCAGGATGGCAATCAGATTCTAGACCGTGAGGAGCAGGAGAGAATGAAACAAGAGCTGGAGTCAAAAAGG AATGCACTCAATGCAGAGCTTCGTAATCTTACACATGGAAATAAAGCAGAAGACAACAAGAAGACAAACTCAAGCTCAGTGAATCAGGAACAGTTTCAGAT GTTGGTTAAACAAGTGGCTGAATTGGAAAGTAGTCTAGTCATCACAATGTCCAAGATTGACATGGTCATGGAAAAAGTAGGATTGCAGGACACTGAAAAAGCAAACAATAGACAAAGCAATGGAAAATCACCTGGCACCCAGAAATGA
- the tial1 gene encoding nucleolysin TIAR isoform X7 yields MDARVVKDMTTGKSKGYGFVSFYNKLDAENAIVHMGGQWLGGRQIRTNWATRKPPAPKNTQDASPKQLRYEDVVNQSSPQNCTVYCGGIQSGLSDHLMRQTFSPFGQIMEIRVFPEKGYSFIRFSTHESAAHAIVSVNGTTIEGHIVKCYWGKESPDMAKTVQPVTEQQVDYGQWGHWNQMYGNPQQYGQYMTNGWQVPSYGMYGQTWNQQGFGVEQSQSPAWVGGFGTQPSQAQPGPVMNQANFGMAGYQTQ; encoded by the exons AT GGATGCTCGTGTGGTGAAGGATATGACAACAGGGAAATCAAAGGGGTATGGATTTGTGTCCTTCTATAACAAACTG GATGCGGAGAATGCCATAGTACATATGGGTGGCCAGTGGTTAGGAGGACGGCAGATTCGGACCAACTGGGCCACTCGGAAGCCTCCAGCCCCTAAGAATACTCAAGACG CCAGCCCAAAGCAACTGAGATATGAAGATGTTGTGAACCAGTCAAGTCCTCAGAACTGCACTGTATACTGTGGTGGCATCCAATCAGGGCTCTCAG ATCACCTTATGCGACAGACGTTTTCACCTTTTGGGCAAATAATGGAAATCAGAGTTTTCCCAGAAAAAGGCTATTCTTTTATCAG attctcaactcatGAAAGTGCTGCCCATGCCATTGTGTCAGTGAATGGAACAACTATTGAAGGCCATATTGTTAAGTGCTACTGGGGCAAAGAGTCACCTGATATGGCAAAAACTGTCCAGCCTGTAACAGAACAA CAGGTGGATTATGGACAGTGGGGCCACTGGAATCAGATGTATGGAAATCCTCAGCAGTATGGGCAGTATATGACGAATGGGTGGCAAGTACCTTCCTATGGAATGTATGGACAGACATGGAATCAGCAGGGGTTTGGAGTGGA ACAATCACAGTCTCCTGCCTGGGTGGGAGGTTTTGGGACTCAGCCCTCTCAGGCACAGCCTGGCCCTGTGATGAACCAGGCTAACTTTGGCATGGCTGGCTACCAGACACAGTGA
- the tial1 gene encoding nucleolysin TIAR isoform X1 gives MITELDNVGFSILQHTSNDPYCFVEFYEHRDAAAALAAMNGRKILGKEVKVNWATTPSSQKKDTSNHFHVFVGDLSPEITTDDIRAAFAPFGKISDARVVKDMTTGKSKGYGFVSFYNKLDAENAIVHMGGQWLGGRQIRTNWATRKPPAPKNTQDASPKQLRYEDVVNQSSPQNCTVYCGGIQSGLSDHLMRQTFSPFGQIMEIRVFPEKGYSFIRFSTHESAAHAIVSVNGTTIEGHIVKCYWGKESPDMAKTVQPVTEQQVDYGQWGHWNQMYGNPQQYGQYMTNGWQVPSYGMYGQTWNQQGFGVEQSQSPAWVGGFGTQPSQAQPGPVMNQANFGMAGYQTQ, from the exons ATGATAACAGAG TTGGATAATGTTGGATTTTCTATATTGCAGCACACAAGCAATGACCCATATTGTTTTGTGGAGTTCTATGAACACAGAGATGCTGCAGCTGCTCTAGCAGCAATGAACGGAAGGAAAATTCTAGGAAAG GAGGTCAAGGTGAATTGGGCAACGACTCCAAGCAGTCAGAAGAAAGACACATCCA atcATTTCCATGTTTTTGTGGGAGATCTGAGTCCTGAGATCACCACTGATGATATCAGAGCTGCATTTGCTCCCTTTGGGAAAATCTC GGATGCTCGTGTGGTGAAGGATATGACAACAGGGAAATCAAAGGGGTATGGATTTGTGTCCTTCTATAACAAACTG GATGCGGAGAATGCCATAGTACATATGGGTGGCCAGTGGTTAGGAGGACGGCAGATTCGGACCAACTGGGCCACTCGGAAGCCTCCAGCCCCTAAGAATACTCAAGACG CCAGCCCAAAGCAACTGAGATATGAAGATGTTGTGAACCAGTCAAGTCCTCAGAACTGCACTGTATACTGTGGTGGCATCCAATCAGGGCTCTCAG ATCACCTTATGCGACAGACGTTTTCACCTTTTGGGCAAATAATGGAAATCAGAGTTTTCCCAGAAAAAGGCTATTCTTTTATCAG attctcaactcatGAAAGTGCTGCCCATGCCATTGTGTCAGTGAATGGAACAACTATTGAAGGCCATATTGTTAAGTGCTACTGGGGCAAAGAGTCACCTGATATGGCAAAAACTGTCCAGCCTGTAACAGAACAA CAGGTGGATTATGGACAGTGGGGCCACTGGAATCAGATGTATGGAAATCCTCAGCAGTATGGGCAGTATATGACGAATGGGTGGCAAGTACCTTCCTATGGAATGTATGGACAGACATGGAATCAGCAGGGGTTTGGAGTGGA ACAATCACAGTCTCCTGCCTGGGTGGGAGGTTTTGGGACTCAGCCCTCTCAGGCACAGCCTGGCCCTGTGATGAACCAGGCTAACTTTGGCATGGCTGGCTACCAGACACAGTGA
- the atoh7 gene encoding transcription factor atoh7, with protein sequence MKPCTPTCVDVGSECDPRDLEKFQSVVRKRVAANARERKRMQGLNTAFDQLRKVVPQWGQDKKLSKYETLQMALSYIMALNRILNDSSRNSTPHRQWLDLQYDSLQSESYPCIVRYSSPTENECMYASSSYHYEDFQVLT encoded by the coding sequence ATGAAGCCTTGCACACCAACCTGTGTGGACGTGGGTTCTGAGTGTGATCCCAGAGACCTCGAGAAGTTTCAGAGTGTGGTACGGAAGAGGGTGGCAGCCAACGCCCGAGAGAGGAAGAGGATGCAGGGCTTGAATACAGCTTTCGACCAACTGCGCAAAGTGGTTCCTCAGTGGGGTCAGGACAAGAAACTTTCAAAATATGAAACCTTGCAGATGGCTCTGAGCTACATCATGGCCCTTAACCGCATTCTGAATGATTCTAGTAGAAACAGCACCCCTCACAGGCAATGGTTGGACCTGCAGTATGACAGCCTGCAGTCAGAAAGCTATCCCTGCATCGTGAGGTACAGCTCGCCCACTGAAAACGAGTGCATGTACGCGTCCTCCTCCTACCATTACGAGGATTTCCAAGTCTTGACTTAG
- the tial1 gene encoding nucleolysin TIAR isoform X2 has translation MITELDNVGFSILQHTSNDPYCFVEFYEHRDAAAALAAMNGRKILGKEVKVNWATTPSSQKKDTSNHFHVFVGDLSPEITTDDIRAAFAPFGKISDARVVKDMTTGKSKGYGFVSFYNKLDAENAIVHMGGQWLGGRQIRTNWATRKPPAPKNTQDASPKQLRYEDVVNQSSPQNCTVYCGGIQSGLSDHLMRQTFSPFGQIMEIRVFPEKGYSFIRFSTHESAAHAIVSVNGTTIEGHIVKCYWGKESPDMAKTVQPVTEQVDYGQWGHWNQMYGNPQQYGQYMTNGWQVPSYGMYGQTWNQQGFGVEQSQSPAWVGGFGTQPSQAQPGPVMNQANFGMAGYQTQ, from the exons ATGATAACAGAG TTGGATAATGTTGGATTTTCTATATTGCAGCACACAAGCAATGACCCATATTGTTTTGTGGAGTTCTATGAACACAGAGATGCTGCAGCTGCTCTAGCAGCAATGAACGGAAGGAAAATTCTAGGAAAG GAGGTCAAGGTGAATTGGGCAACGACTCCAAGCAGTCAGAAGAAAGACACATCCA atcATTTCCATGTTTTTGTGGGAGATCTGAGTCCTGAGATCACCACTGATGATATCAGAGCTGCATTTGCTCCCTTTGGGAAAATCTC GGATGCTCGTGTGGTGAAGGATATGACAACAGGGAAATCAAAGGGGTATGGATTTGTGTCCTTCTATAACAAACTG GATGCGGAGAATGCCATAGTACATATGGGTGGCCAGTGGTTAGGAGGACGGCAGATTCGGACCAACTGGGCCACTCGGAAGCCTCCAGCCCCTAAGAATACTCAAGACG CCAGCCCAAAGCAACTGAGATATGAAGATGTTGTGAACCAGTCAAGTCCTCAGAACTGCACTGTATACTGTGGTGGCATCCAATCAGGGCTCTCAG ATCACCTTATGCGACAGACGTTTTCACCTTTTGGGCAAATAATGGAAATCAGAGTTTTCCCAGAAAAAGGCTATTCTTTTATCAG attctcaactcatGAAAGTGCTGCCCATGCCATTGTGTCAGTGAATGGAACAACTATTGAAGGCCATATTGTTAAGTGCTACTGGGGCAAAGAGTCACCTGATATGGCAAAAACTGTCCAGCCTGTAACAGAACAA GTGGATTATGGACAGTGGGGCCACTGGAATCAGATGTATGGAAATCCTCAGCAGTATGGGCAGTATATGACGAATGGGTGGCAAGTACCTTCCTATGGAATGTATGGACAGACATGGAATCAGCAGGGGTTTGGAGTGGA ACAATCACAGTCTCCTGCCTGGGTGGGAGGTTTTGGGACTCAGCCCTCTCAGGCACAGCCTGGCCCTGTGATGAACCAGGCTAACTTTGGCATGGCTGGCTACCAGACACAGTGA
- the tial1 gene encoding nucleolysin TIAR isoform X6 produces MEDESHPKTLYVGNLSRDVTENLILQLFTQIGPCKSCKMITEHTSNDPYCFVEFYEHRDAAAALAAMNGRKILGKEVKVNWATTPSSQKKDTSNHFHVFVGDLSPEITTDDIRAAFAPFGKISDARVVKDMTTGKSKGYGFVSFYNKLDAENAIVHMGGQWLGGRQIRTNWATRKPPAPKNTQDASPKQLRYEDVVNQSSPQNCTVYCGGIQSGLSDHLMRQTFSPFGQIMEIRVFPEKGYSFIRFSTHESAAHAIVSVNGTTIEGHIVKCYWGKESPDMAKTVQPVTEQVDYGQWGHWNQMYGNPQQYGQYMTNGWQVPSYGMYGQTWNQQGFGVEQSQSPAWVGGFGTQPSQAQPGPVMNQANFGMAGYQTQ; encoded by the exons ATGGAAGACGAGAGCCACCCAAAAACCCT TTACGTGGGAAACCTGTCTAGGGATGTTACAGAGAACTTAATCCTTCAGCTGTTCACCCAGATTGGTCCTTGCAAAAGTTGTAAAATGATAACAGAG CACACAAGCAATGACCCATATTGTTTTGTGGAGTTCTATGAACACAGAGATGCTGCAGCTGCTCTAGCAGCAATGAACGGAAGGAAAATTCTAGGAAAG GAGGTCAAGGTGAATTGGGCAACGACTCCAAGCAGTCAGAAGAAAGACACATCCA atcATTTCCATGTTTTTGTGGGAGATCTGAGTCCTGAGATCACCACTGATGATATCAGAGCTGCATTTGCTCCCTTTGGGAAAATCTC GGATGCTCGTGTGGTGAAGGATATGACAACAGGGAAATCAAAGGGGTATGGATTTGTGTCCTTCTATAACAAACTG GATGCGGAGAATGCCATAGTACATATGGGTGGCCAGTGGTTAGGAGGACGGCAGATTCGGACCAACTGGGCCACTCGGAAGCCTCCAGCCCCTAAGAATACTCAAGACG CCAGCCCAAAGCAACTGAGATATGAAGATGTTGTGAACCAGTCAAGTCCTCAGAACTGCACTGTATACTGTGGTGGCATCCAATCAGGGCTCTCAG ATCACCTTATGCGACAGACGTTTTCACCTTTTGGGCAAATAATGGAAATCAGAGTTTTCCCAGAAAAAGGCTATTCTTTTATCAG attctcaactcatGAAAGTGCTGCCCATGCCATTGTGTCAGTGAATGGAACAACTATTGAAGGCCATATTGTTAAGTGCTACTGGGGCAAAGAGTCACCTGATATGGCAAAAACTGTCCAGCCTGTAACAGAACAA GTGGATTATGGACAGTGGGGCCACTGGAATCAGATGTATGGAAATCCTCAGCAGTATGGGCAGTATATGACGAATGGGTGGCAAGTACCTTCCTATGGAATGTATGGACAGACATGGAATCAGCAGGGGTTTGGAGTGGA ACAATCACAGTCTCCTGCCTGGGTGGGAGGTTTTGGGACTCAGCCCTCTCAGGCACAGCCTGGCCCTGTGATGAACCAGGCTAACTTTGGCATGGCTGGCTACCAGACACAGTGA